CGAAAGAACAACAATATGCTTTCTACCTGTAAACAGATTTTTAATCAGCGATAGGGGAATTTCGATGGGCTTGGGCGTAGGGTTCAAAAACAAAGATTTGGGTTTCATAATCTGTCTGGCATTTGCGTAACCCATTTTGCCTGACAGGTCAATGACAATATCATAAGTTTTCTGTTGGGTCAGTACATTTTCTTTTGTATAATCAATTACTTTATCAGCTCCCCATTTTTTTGCAAAGTCCAGTGCATTTGTGCTCGCCACAGCGGTTACGTTGGCTTGTTTTTGTTTTAATAATTGGAGCAGAAACATCCCAAAGCCGCCGGTTGCCCCGTTTACCAGAATTTGCGTATCGGCATTGACCTCACCTAAATTTTCCAGTACGCTCACAGCAGCGGCGCCGGTAATAGGAATGCTGGCAGCCTGGGGGAAACTAACGGATGCAGGCTTTTTCCAGACGGATGCTGATGAGACCGCCACATACTCTGCCAGCGCACCTTCTTTCATTGAATTTTTTCCAACGCCAAAAACCTCGTCTCCTTTTTTAAAATTCGTAACAGCGGTTCCGGTTTCTTCAATGATCCCGGCAAAATCAACTCCGGTGTGCTTTGGAAATTTTGACCCGGACATCAGTTTCATTTCACCTTTTCTGATTTTCCAATCCATAGGATTGATAGAAACGGCTTTTATTTTAACCAATACCTGATTGGATTTAATAACAGGTTTTGGTTCTTCTACTGTTTGTAAAACATCTGTGTTTCCGAATTGTTGATAGGCTATCGCTTTCATTGTGCTTCTTTTTAAATTGTTTATTTTGATAGCACAAAGTTGGAAACAGCAGCACTAATAAACTTGTATCAAATCACTGTTGTGTTTTAAAGCTTTTGGCGGCATGCCAAACATCTCATACATGTATTTATTGAGCTG
The nucleotide sequence above comes from Dyadobacter subterraneus. Encoded proteins:
- a CDS encoding NAD(P)-dependent alcohol dehydrogenase, whose amino-acid sequence is MKAIAYQQFGNTDVLQTVEEPKPVIKSNQVLVKIKAVSINPMDWKIRKGEMKLMSGSKFPKHTGVDFAGIIEETGTAVTNFKKGDEVFGVGKNSMKEGALAEYVAVSSASVWKKPASVSFPQAASIPITGAAAVSVLENLGEVNADTQILVNGATGGFGMFLLQLLKQKQANVTAVASTNALDFAKKWGADKVIDYTKENVLTQQKTYDIVIDLSGKMGYANARQIMKPKSLFLNPTPKPIEIPLSLIKNLFTGRKHIVVLSDPSSKKMETLLDAVSRGLQIEINKVFSFTESVDAYRYAEKGGVTGKVVIEIN